CCGCCGCGGCCGCCCACGAACTCGGCACACCGTTGTCGACCATCACGCTGATCGTCCGCGAACTGGAGAAGACGCTCGACCCAGCGACGCCGATCGCGGCCGATATCCGGACCCTGCGCGAGCAAACCCAACGCTGCCGCGACATCCTCGCCAAGCTGACCCAGCTCTCGCCCGCGGGTGCGCCCTTCGACCACATGCGCCTGTCGGCGCTGGTGGAGGAGGCCGTTGCCCCGCACCGGGACTTTGGCATCGCCATCAAGATCCGCCTCGCCGCGGACACGGACGAGCCGGTGGCCGTCCGCAATCCCGCAGTGCTTTACGGCATCGGCAACATTCTGGAGAACGCCGTCGACTTTGCGCGCGAGACGGTCGAGGTGGATGGGTGGTGGGACACGCGGCAGGTCGAGATCGTCATCGCCGACGACGGCCCCGGCATCGCGCCGGACATGCTGCGCAAGATCGGCGAGCCCTACCTCTCGCGTCGGCCCGCCGAAAGCGGCTCCGGCGGCCTCGGTCTTGGCATCTTCATCGCTCGCACCCTGCTCGAACGCAGCGGAGCCAAGGTCTCGTTTCGCAATCGCATCTTCCCCGCGCATGGCGCGATCGTCCATATCGTCTGGCCGCGCGACGCGTTCGAAGGCAGCGAAACGACGCTTGCTCCGCAAGATTAACGTTTGGATAGATTCGCCGGCGCCGCGACACCTGGAACCCTTACAAGAACCTGACGATTTTTGTGAAGGAGCTCGCGCAGCTTTGAGCGATACGCGCGTTTCACACCTTGGCATCGCCGCGCCAACACGCCATATGTTGCACATTGACGACAGACAACACCGGAGCGTTTGCCCCTTGACCAGCCTGGACACCCCTGCCGTTGCCGCCTCTCCCGCCGTGCTCGCCATGCCGGACCGAAGCCTGTTGATCGTCGAGGACGACAAGGCGTTTCTCGAACGCCTTGCGCGTGCGATGGAAGCCCGCGGCTTTATCGTTCGTACCAGCGATTCCGTGGCCGACGGGCTGACGCAAATTCAGCGCTCCGCTCCGGCGTTTGCGGTGATTGACCTGCGGCTCGGCGACGGCAACGGGCTTGACGTCGTGCAGGCGCTGAAAGCGCAGCGTCCCGACGCGCGGACTATCGTGCTCACCGGCTACGGCAACATCGCGACCGCGGTGACCGCCGTGAAGCTCGGTGCCGTCGATTATCTGGCGAAACCTGCGGATGCGGATGACATCGTCAACGCCCTGCTCGCCACCGGCTCCGCCAAGATCGAGCCGCCGCAGAATCCGATGTCGGCCGATCGCGTTCGCTGGGAGCACATCCAGCGCATTTACGAGATGTGCAACAGGAATGTGTCCGAGACCGCGCGCCGGCTGAACATGCACCGCCGCACGCTGCAGCGGATTCTGGCGAAGCGCGCCCCGCGCTGACCGTTCAGAGATCCAGAAAACCGTCAGGATCGGCCAGCCGCCCGAGACGCGCAGCGGCGGCCGAGGCAAAGCGCAACAAGACCGCCTTGCGAGTCGCCGCCGGCAGACGATGCTCCGGCGCCTCGCAATGCATGTGGGCACCATAGGCGTCGGCGACGATCAGCCCCGTTCCCTGCGGAAAGATGTCGCACGGCAGATCGCGGGTGAAGGCGAAGAACAGCCGGTCGCAGTGCAACCGATAGTCCTCCCACTTGCTGTCGGCGCGCAGATCCGCCAGCGATGATTTGATCTCCACGATCCAGATGTCGCCACGCTCGTTCAGCGCGACGATGTCCGCGCGCCGGCCCGACGGCAACGGCAGCTCCGTCAATGTCGAAAAGCCGAGCGCGCGCAACAAGCGCGAGGTGCCGCGCGCGATCGCAAGCGCGGTCTCCGATTGGCGCCCGTCGACGGGAGCGCTCTCGATCCTGGGAATCAACGACAAGGTCATGGATCAACCTTAACTCATCGCCTGCGCGCGCGGGAGTGTAGGCGACCGCGGCGGCATTCGGTGCCCCAGGCGGCCGCGCGCGGGCGAAGCCGCAAATTTGTTCCGTCCTTGCCGCAATTTCGGCCTCACGCGGTCGTGATGCCGGGGGAACCTCGCTGCGCTGGGGGCGCGCCATCTGGAGGGGAGAATGACGCGCCGAAATTGGCGAGCCCTGATGCTCGCGGCTGCACTGATGTCGTCGACGGCCATCATCACCAGGGCGGAAGCCCGGCCGACGGTTGAAGTTGCCTTCGTGCTCGACACCACCGGCTCGATGGGGCCGCTGATCGAGGGCGCCAAACGCAAGATCTGGTCGATCGCCACCGCGATCCTCGACACCAGTCCCGATGCGACGATCCGCATGGGCCTC
The sequence above is drawn from the Afipia sp. P52-10 genome and encodes:
- a CDS encoding ActS/PrrB/RegB family redox-sensitive histidine kinase, with protein sequence MSDTLATDIREPRPYIRLDTILRLRWLAVLGQLATIFVVEQGLEFDVPLLGCLSVIAFSVAVNVGLQIAFNPMLRLEPKHAASLLALMIAELAALLFLTGGIENPFSILVLAPTLIAATSLPPRLTLSLAAFAAATATILAFWYLPLPWTAEDPPILPLTYRVATWLSTIIAIGVTSLYAFQAAEQARKLSDALAAAELVLAREQHLTQIDGLAAAAAHELGTPLSTITLIVRELEKTLDPATPIAADIRTLREQTQRCRDILAKLTQLSPAGAPFDHMRLSALVEEAVAPHRDFGIAIKIRLAADTDEPVAVRNPAVLYGIGNILENAVDFARETVEVDGWWDTRQVEIVIADDGPGIAPDMLRKIGEPYLSRRPAESGSGGLGLGIFIARTLLERSGAKVSFRNRIFPAHGAIVHIVWPRDAFEGSETTLAPQD
- a CDS encoding ActR/PrrA/RegA family redox response regulator transcription factor; its protein translation is MPDRSLLIVEDDKAFLERLARAMEARGFIVRTSDSVADGLTQIQRSAPAFAVIDLRLGDGNGLDVVQALKAQRPDARTIVLTGYGNIATAVTAVKLGAVDYLAKPADADDIVNALLATGSAKIEPPQNPMSADRVRWEHIQRIYEMCNRNVSETARRLNMHRRTLQRILAKRAPR
- a CDS encoding MmcB family DNA repair protein; this translates as MTLSLIPRIESAPVDGRQSETALAIARGTSRLLRALGFSTLTELPLPSGRRADIVALNERGDIWIVEIKSSLADLRADSKWEDYRLHCDRLFFAFTRDLPCDIFPQGTGLIVADAYGAHMHCEAPEHRLPAATRKAVLLRFASAAAARLGRLADPDGFLDL